AATAGCTTTGAGAGAAGGGAAAAGCATCTCATAGAACCACTTACACCTTCACAGAAGCTTAGAATTGATGCTCTTAAGAAGCTTAAAGATGAGGGAATCAAGAATTATGCCTTTGTGAGTCCAATAATACCTGAACTTACGGATATAGAGGCCATAGTTAAAGAAACAAGGGGTTTTGTGGATTATTACTTCTTTGAAGTCCTTAATCTTGCTGCAGCTGGAGGAGAATTTAGAGAGATGTTAAAGAACGCTTTCCCTGAAAGTTACAGGATCATGGTTAATGAGGAAAAATTCTGGAAATTTGTGAAAGAGCTTATGGGAATTATAAAGGAGTTAAACATAAAAACAGAGGGTATCGAAATTCACAAGAGAGGATGGGAATTCATAGAGGTGAAATAAGTGGAGATAGCTCGGGTAAATGGCCTTTCATTCGAAATTCCAGATGTTAGATATTCTTTTTTCGACACTCCATACGTTCCCCATAAGCTTGGCACTGCCGTAGATGTTTACTTTGAAGAAAAAGCCCTTTTTCCCTTTGAGGAGGGCAAATTAATTGAGATAAGGAGGATAAAAACTCCGAGGCACATTCCTGTTGATGAGGATTATCTCTTGATATTTGAAGTGGAGGATTTTTGTTTGAAGGTTCTCCATGTGAATCCGGATGTTAAACTTGGTGAAAAGGTTTTTCTTGGTGATGAGATTGGAGAGTTAAGATTCTCCGGTTTCTTTTCACCTTGGAGTGATAAACATGTACATTTTGAATTTAGGCCGTGTCAAGACAGATATAGGGCTAGGGGTGGGATTGTACTCTTTCCTAAGATAAGAAGATTGGTTCCAATGGTCAGAGGGAAGGAGTTTGAGGTTATTGAAAAGAAAGAACACTACGTCTGGCTGAAACCACTTAGGAAAGGTAAGAAGAGAATGACTCCGTTTGGAAATATTGAAGGAGGAATGCCTCATTATCATTATGGAGCTATATTTGGAGGTTTAGAAGGAGATCTTTTAGGAAAGAAAGTGAGAGCTAATGTCCTTCTCGAAAATAACGTGGGAATTTTTACCACTGATTTTAGAGTATTTGCCAATAGAAGAGAGATTAAAGGTATAGGTGTTTATTGCAATGAGGATAGGGTTAAATTAATTGGTGGAGACTTAGATGTTGGAGATCTTGTAAAGTTGGAGATTATTTAGAAAAATTGCCCTAATATTTGTAAATTTTTTTGTACCGTAAGTTATATATTTACCAAATGAGATCTATATAAATGATTTGTTTGTTTTGGGTTTTTGTTAATGTATACAGAGGTGTGTGAGATGGCGAAATTAGAGGAGATTCCTAAAGAAACCTTGCTGGAGATATACAAAAGAATGCACAAGATCAGAACTTACGAGGAAACGCTTGCAGAGTGGTATTATAAAGAGAAGAGCCCCAGATTTGACATTTCTGCAGGCCCGATACCAGGAGAACTCCATCTTTCCTCGGGCCAAGAGTCTGCTGCTGTGGGAGTTTGCATGCACCTAAAGCCAGAGGATGCGCTTATAGGGACCCATAGGGCCCACCACTTTGCGATAGCCAAAGGAGTAGATCTAAAGAAGATGACCGCTGAGATTTTTGGAAAAGCCACTGGTCTATCGGGTGGTAAAGGAGGGCACATGCATCTCTTTGATGCGAAATACAACTTTAGTTGTAGTGGAATTGTTGGGGCAAGTTTTCCACAGGCAGTTGGTGTTGGAATAGCTGCAAAGCTGAAAGGCGAGGATTATGTTGCGGTTGCAGTAGGTGGAGATGGCGCGGCAAATCAGGGAACTTTTCATGAAGCCCTTAACCTAGCAGCAATCTGGAAACTTCCTGTGATCTTTGTAATAGAGGACAACAGCTGGGCAATATCAGTTCCAAAAGAAAAGTCTACAGCGGTTTCAAAGAACAGTGAAAGAGCCGCTGCATATGGGATTCCAGGAGTTAGTGTGGATGGAATGGATGTTATAGCAGTGTATGAGGTAGCCAAGGAGGCCGTTGAAAGGGCCAGAAGAGGAGAAGGTCCAAGTCTAATTGAGATAAAAGTTTATAGGTTAAGAGGCCACTTCGAGGGAGATCCTCAACACTATAGGCCCAAAGAAGATCTAGAACTAGCTAAGCAAAAAGATCCTCTCCTGAACTTTGAAAAGACGCTCTTGGAGAAAGGTATTGTCACAGAGGAGGAACTTAACAAGATCAAAGAGGAGAATATTAAGGAAGTTCAAGAGGCTATTGATTTCGCTGTAAACAGCCCATATCCAGAACCAGAAGAAGCTTTAAAGGGCGTTTTTGCGGGGGGTGAGTGAAATGGCAAGAAAACTTCCCATGTATAAGGCCATATCTGAGGCTATAGCTCAAGAAATGGAGAGAGATGGAAATGTATTTGTTATGGGCGAGGATATTGGAGCATATGGAGGCATCTTTGGCGCAACAAGTGGTCTTCTTGAGAAGTTTGGACCTGAAAGAGTTAAAGATACACCAATAAGCGAATCTGCCTTTATAGGAGCGGCCTTAGGGGCTGCATCTAAAGGAATGAGACCAATAGTTGAGTTGATGTTCGTTGACTTCTTTGGAGTTGCTATGGATCAAATTTACAACCATATAGCCAAAGCCCACTACATGTCCGGCGGTCAAGT
This region of Thermococcus sp. MV5 genomic DNA includes:
- a CDS encoding radical SAM protein, with protein sequence MKVIKTRAKNIYTKSRIPGVEYAINQYVGCQFACKYCYAKFICKWKPYGEWGTWVEAKINAPELARKRVYGEIMMSSISDPYQPVEKELKLTRRTLEAMNKRNELSILTKSPLVIRDIDLFKLFNEIEVGLTVNSFERREKHLIEPLTPSQKLRIDALKKLKDEGIKNYAFVSPIIPELTDIEAIVKETRGFVDYYFFEVLNLAAAGGEFREMLKNAFPESYRIMVNEEKFWKFVKELMGIIKELNIKTEGIEIHKRGWEFIEVK
- a CDS encoding thiamine pyrophosphate-dependent dehydrogenase E1 component subunit alpha, coding for MAKLEEIPKETLLEIYKRMHKIRTYEETLAEWYYKEKSPRFDISAGPIPGELHLSSGQESAAVGVCMHLKPEDALIGTHRAHHFAIAKGVDLKKMTAEIFGKATGLSGGKGGHMHLFDAKYNFSCSGIVGASFPQAVGVGIAAKLKGEDYVAVAVGGDGAANQGTFHEALNLAAIWKLPVIFVIEDNSWAISVPKEKSTAVSKNSERAAAYGIPGVSVDGMDVIAVYEVAKEAVERARRGEGPSLIEIKVYRLRGHFEGDPQHYRPKEDLELAKQKDPLLNFEKTLLEKGIVTEEELNKIKEENIKEVQEAIDFAVNSPYPEPEEALKGVFAGGE